The Hyphomicrobium sp. MC1 genome window below encodes:
- the gshB gene encoding glutathione synthase, whose product MPLRIAVQMDPIDRIDIRGDSTFAILLEAQKRGHDIFYYTPPDLALRQGKLLARGQTLKVEDKHGAHYALSDPRVVDLSERDVVLLRQDPPFDMAYITTTHLLERIHPKTLVVNDPAHVRNAPEKLFVLDFLDLMPPTLVTRSLADVQSFRAEYKDIIIKPLYGNGGAAVFRIKPEDGNLGSLVELFQTVFREPFMVQEYRPEVKDGDKRIILVDGEVAGAINRVPQAGETRSNLHVGGTAAPVELTARDREICARLGPELKRRGLIFTGIDVIGPYITEINVTSPTGIRQVKAFGGNDIAAMIWDVIEAKRQAKV is encoded by the coding sequence ATGCCGCTCCGCATAGCCGTTCAGATGGACCCGATCGACCGCATCGATATTCGCGGCGATTCGACCTTCGCCATTCTGCTCGAAGCGCAAAAACGCGGGCACGACATTTTCTATTACACGCCGCCCGATTTGGCGCTCCGCCAAGGCAAGCTACTCGCGCGCGGTCAAACGCTGAAGGTCGAGGATAAGCACGGGGCACATTACGCTCTGTCGGACCCGCGTGTCGTCGATCTCAGTGAGCGCGATGTTGTCCTGCTGCGCCAGGACCCGCCGTTCGATATGGCCTACATCACGACGACGCATCTGTTGGAACGCATCCATCCCAAGACGCTGGTGGTGAATGACCCTGCGCACGTTCGCAACGCGCCGGAGAAGCTTTTCGTCCTTGATTTCCTCGATCTGATGCCACCGACGCTCGTCACACGTTCGCTTGCCGACGTGCAGTCATTCCGCGCCGAATACAAAGACATCATCATCAAGCCGCTCTATGGCAACGGTGGCGCTGCAGTATTTCGCATCAAGCCCGAAGACGGCAACCTCGGCTCTCTCGTCGAACTGTTTCAAACCGTTTTCCGCGAGCCCTTCATGGTCCAGGAATATCGCCCCGAAGTGAAAGACGGCGACAAGCGCATCATTCTCGTCGACGGCGAAGTCGCAGGCGCTATCAATCGTGTTCCGCAAGCCGGTGAGACGCGCTCGAACCTGCACGTCGGCGGCACCGCTGCACCGGTCGAGCTCACCGCGCGCGACCGCGAAATCTGCGCGCGCCTCGGGCCGGAACTGAAACGCCGCGGACTTATTTTTACAGGCATCGACGTCATCGGGCCCTACATCACCGAGATCAACGTGACATCGCCAACGGGTATCCGGCAGGTGAAGGCCTTTGGCGGCAACGACATCGCGGCGATGATTTGGGACGTCATCGAAGCAAAACGACAAGCGAAAGTGTGA
- a CDS encoding primosomal protein N' → MNAPLDSLLEILDNGATPGARSVPVLMPVALDQTYDYLVPEGMEAGPGSFVLVPFGPQTRIGIVWDGPRGDGKPVDPKKMKALTSGIDAPPLPEISMRFAEWVARYTLAPLGMVVRMMMSADTAFEPPKHRFGVAIVEGAAPPPKITPARTRVLDVAADGLVRAKSDLAELAGCSTGVIDGLAAAGMLVEVAIPERVFPRPNPAHATATFTADQTRAVDSLKSAVDAQNFSVTLLDGVTGSGKTEVYFEAVARVLEAGQQTLILLPEIALTSQFLDRFERRFGVRPVEWHSALSPAERGRIWKGIARGDVRCVVGARSALFLPFCQLGLIVVDEEHDQGFKQDDRVHYQGRDMAVVRGSLGKFPVVLASATPSIESHVNALIGRYRHAVLPGRFSGVDMPDVSAIDLRAEKLEPGKWLSQRLVQGITETMEKGQQSLLFLNRRGYAPLTLCRSCGHRLECPQCTAWLVEHRFKKKLTCHHCGFSLALPEKCPKCATPGSLVACGPGVERVQEEVAERFPDARVALLSSDLIPGLTEMREIIRSIEAREFDIIIGTQIVAKGHNFPGLALVGVVDGDLGLAHGADPRAAERTFQLLHQVTGRAGRTSFVGRGLVQTYAPEHPVMQAIVAGDRDAFLNYEVRTRQAGLLPPYGRLAAIIISSRDKALTETVARDITRRAPQSDAISVLGPSEAPISVVRGRYRWRLLVKAPRDVDLQSYLRAWAGTIPKLKSDVRITVDIDPYNFL, encoded by the coding sequence TTGAACGCCCCTTTGGATAGCCTGCTTGAAATCCTGGATAACGGCGCGACACCCGGCGCCCGCAGCGTGCCGGTATTGATGCCGGTCGCGCTCGACCAGACTTACGACTATCTGGTGCCGGAAGGCATGGAAGCAGGCCCCGGATCCTTCGTGCTCGTGCCGTTTGGGCCGCAGACCCGCATCGGCATCGTCTGGGATGGCCCGCGCGGCGATGGCAAGCCGGTCGATCCCAAGAAGATGAAAGCCCTGACCAGCGGCATTGATGCCCCTCCCCTCCCCGAAATTTCCATGCGGTTCGCGGAATGGGTGGCCCGGTACACGCTGGCGCCGCTCGGTATGGTCGTTCGCATGATGATGAGTGCCGATACCGCATTCGAGCCGCCCAAGCATCGCTTTGGCGTCGCGATAGTCGAAGGCGCTGCGCCGCCCCCCAAAATAACGCCGGCCCGAACCCGCGTGCTGGATGTGGCCGCCGACGGCCTCGTGCGCGCCAAATCCGATCTCGCCGAACTCGCGGGCTGTTCGACCGGCGTGATCGACGGCCTCGCGGCGGCCGGCATGCTCGTTGAAGTCGCCATCCCCGAGCGCGTCTTCCCGCGCCCCAATCCAGCGCATGCGACGGCAACCTTCACCGCGGACCAGACCCGCGCCGTCGACTCCCTCAAAAGCGCTGTCGATGCGCAGAATTTCTCGGTCACGCTGCTCGATGGCGTGACGGGATCGGGCAAGACGGAAGTCTATTTCGAAGCCGTGGCCCGTGTGCTTGAAGCTGGACAGCAAACGCTGATCCTACTCCCTGAAATTGCGCTGACGAGCCAGTTTCTCGATCGGTTTGAGCGCCGCTTCGGCGTCCGGCCTGTCGAATGGCATTCGGCTTTGAGCCCTGCCGAACGCGGCCGCATCTGGAAGGGCATCGCGCGCGGTGACGTGCGTTGCGTCGTCGGCGCCCGGTCGGCGCTCTTCCTGCCGTTTTGCCAGCTCGGCCTGATCGTCGTCGACGAGGAGCATGACCAGGGCTTCAAGCAAGATGATCGCGTGCACTACCAGGGCCGCGACATGGCCGTCGTACGTGGCAGCCTTGGGAAGTTCCCCGTTGTGCTCGCCTCCGCTACGCCATCAATCGAAAGCCACGTCAACGCATTGATCGGCCGCTATCGACATGCCGTATTGCCCGGACGTTTCTCCGGCGTCGACATGCCGGACGTCTCGGCAATCGATTTGCGTGCCGAAAAACTGGAGCCCGGCAAGTGGCTGTCGCAGCGCCTCGTTCAAGGCATCACCGAGACGATGGAGAAAGGCCAGCAATCGCTGCTCTTTCTGAATCGTCGCGGCTACGCGCCGTTGACGCTTTGCCGGTCCTGCGGCCATCGCCTCGAATGTCCGCAATGTACAGCTTGGCTCGTCGAGCATCGCTTCAAGAAAAAACTGACGTGCCACCATTGCGGCTTCTCGCTCGCGCTGCCCGAGAAGTGCCCGAAGTGCGCGACACCCGGTTCGCTCGTCGCCTGCGGTCCCGGCGTGGAGCGCGTGCAAGAGGAAGTCGCCGAGCGCTTTCCCGATGCACGCGTCGCGCTGCTCTCGTCGGATTTGATCCCCGGCCTGACCGAGATGCGCGAGATCATCCGCAGCATCGAAGCCCGCGAATTCGACATCATCATCGGTACGCAAATCGTTGCCAAGGGCCACAACTTTCCGGGTCTCGCGTTGGTCGGTGTCGTCGATGGCGACTTGGGTCTCGCGCATGGCGCCGATCCGCGCGCAGCAGAACGCACGTTCCAGCTTTTGCATCAGGTGACGGGCCGCGCCGGGCGCACGAGCTTCGTCGGTCGTGGCTTGGTGCAAACCTATGCACCCGAACATCCCGTCATGCAGGCGATCGTTGCCGGTGACCGCGACGCCTTCCTGAATTACGAAGTGCGCACGCGGCAGGCCGGCCTTTTGCCGCCCTACGGCCGATTGGCTGCGATCATCATTTCATCGCGCGACAAGGCGCTGACGGAAACCGTCGCGCGTGACATCACACGCCGCGCGCCGCAAAGCGACGCGATCTCAGTTTTGGGCCCGTCGGAGGCGCCGATCTCGGTCGTGCGTGGTCGTTATCGCTGGCGCCTGCTCGTCAAAGCCCCGCGCGACGTCGATTTGCAAAGCTACCTCCGCGCCTGGGCTGGAACGATTCCAAAACTGAAATCCGATGTCCGCATCACTGTCGATATCGACCCCTACAATTTCCTTTGA
- the fsa gene encoding fructose-6-phosphate aldolase: MKFFVDTADVAEIKELAATGLLDGVTTNPTLVAKAGRDFKDIIREICAVVPGPVSAEVAATDYAGMMREAEVLRKIAKNVTIKVPLTMDGLKACKALTSEGTMVNVTLCFSANQALLAAKAGATFVSPFIGRLDDIGLNGMDVIREIRTIYDNYPDLSTDILAASIRTVNHVKEAAMIGADVATIPPAILKSLVKHPLTDAGLTAFVNDWKKTGQTIV, encoded by the coding sequence ATGAAATTCTTCGTCGATACCGCCGACGTGGCCGAGATCAAGGAGTTGGCGGCGACGGGCCTGCTTGACGGCGTCACGACGAACCCGACCCTCGTTGCAAAAGCGGGCCGCGACTTCAAGGACATCATTCGTGAGATCTGCGCCGTCGTGCCGGGTCCGGTTTCGGCGGAAGTGGCTGCGACCGATTATGCGGGCATGATGCGGGAAGCGGAAGTGCTGCGGAAGATCGCCAAGAACGTGACGATCAAAGTGCCGCTGACGATGGACGGGCTCAAAGCCTGCAAGGCGCTGACGAGCGAGGGCACGATGGTCAACGTGACGCTGTGCTTCTCGGCGAACCAGGCGCTACTGGCGGCGAAGGCCGGTGCGACATTCGTTTCGCCATTTATCGGCCGTCTTGATGATATTGGATTGAACGGCATGGACGTCATTCGCGAGATCCGCACGATCTACGACAACTATCCGGATCTTTCGACGGACATTCTGGCGGCCTCGATCCGCACTGTGAACCACGTCAAAGAAGCAGCCATGATCGGCGCCGATGTCGCCACCATTCCTCCGGCCATTCTGAAGTCGCTCGTGAAGCATCCGCTGACGGATGCTGGCCTTACGGCCTTTGTCAACGACTGGAAGAAGACCGGCCAGACCATCGTGTGA
- a CDS encoding FAD-binding oxidoreductase — MHVKTLSESLITRFAKIVGETNALTRAEDQGAYLHEWRDRYTGSTPVVLRPGSTDEVSRILTLAHAEDVAVVPQGGNTGLVGGQIPSGDGSEIVLSLARLKGIRNVDAIGGTMIVEAGVTLTEAQNAAKAAGRLFPLSLASEGSAQIGGVLATNAGGTAVLAYGNARSLALGLEAVLADGRIWHGLRRLKKDNTGYDLRDLLIGSEGTLGIITAASLKLFPMPAERETAIVAFDTPDAAMKLFRRAESEAGSSLTAFELWAHRAQEFALKYMPNVRDPFTDDYPWYALIELSNGGKGTRIANTIEPLLTSAHGQGLIRDATIARSLRQAEDFWRLREAFSEAQKSAGGSIKHDISVPVALIPEFLQRAAKVVDGVCPGALPVPFGHFGDGNLHYNVTQPEHMDKAQYLALWDTMSDAIFELVTELGGSISAEHGIGQMKRDVLKRYKSEVELDMMRAIKKALDPKGILNPGKVL; from the coding sequence GTGCACGTAAAAACCTTGTCCGAAAGCTTGATCACGCGTTTCGCGAAAATCGTCGGCGAAACAAACGCACTGACGCGCGCGGAAGATCAAGGCGCATATCTGCACGAATGGCGCGACCGTTATACCGGTTCGACGCCGGTCGTTCTGCGACCGGGCTCGACGGATGAGGTTTCGCGCATTCTGACGCTCGCGCATGCCGAGGATGTCGCGGTCGTGCCGCAAGGCGGTAACACGGGACTCGTCGGCGGACAGATTCCATCAGGCGACGGCAGCGAGATCGTGCTGTCGCTCGCGCGGCTTAAGGGCATTCGCAATGTGGATGCCATTGGCGGGACGATGATCGTCGAAGCCGGCGTGACGCTCACCGAAGCGCAAAATGCTGCCAAAGCCGCGGGCCGGCTCTTTCCTTTAAGTCTCGCGTCCGAAGGCAGCGCACAGATCGGCGGCGTGCTGGCGACCAACGCGGGTGGCACCGCTGTTCTCGCCTATGGCAATGCGCGCAGTCTGGCGCTCGGTCTCGAAGCGGTGCTGGCGGACGGACGCATCTGGCACGGCCTCCGGCGACTTAAAAAAGATAATACCGGTTACGATCTGCGCGATCTCCTGATCGGCTCGGAAGGAACGCTCGGCATCATTACCGCGGCGAGCCTCAAACTATTCCCGATGCCTGCCGAGCGTGAGACAGCCATCGTCGCCTTCGACACACCGGACGCCGCGATGAAACTTTTCCGCCGCGCCGAGTCCGAAGCGGGATCGTCACTGACGGCGTTTGAACTCTGGGCGCATCGGGCCCAGGAGTTCGCGCTTAAATACATGCCGAACGTGCGCGATCCGTTCACCGACGATTATCCGTGGTACGCGCTGATCGAGCTGTCGAATGGCGGCAAGGGCACGCGAATTGCGAACACCATCGAGCCGCTGCTGACGTCGGCGCATGGACAGGGACTCATTCGCGATGCCACCATCGCGCGTTCGCTTCGGCAAGCGGAAGATTTTTGGCGGCTGCGCGAGGCGTTTTCGGAAGCGCAAAAGAGTGCAGGCGGCAGCATCAAGCACGACATCTCGGTGCCTGTGGCGCTCATTCCCGAATTCCTTCAGCGCGCCGCAAAAGTGGTCGATGGCGTTTGTCCGGGAGCGCTCCCTGTCCCGTTCGGACATTTCGGCGACGGCAACCTGCATTACAACGTCACGCAGCCCGAGCACATGGATAAGGCGCAATATCTGGCGCTGTGGGATACCATGTCGGACGCGATCTTCGAACTCGTTACCGAGCTTGGCGGCTCGATCTCGGCGGAGCATGGTATCGGGCAAATGAAGCGCGACGTGCTGAAGCGCTATAAGTCCGAGGTCGAGCTCGACATGATGCGGGCGATCAAAAAGGCCCTCGATCCCAAGGGAATTTTGAACCCCGGCAAGGTGCTCTAA
- a CDS encoding tyrosine recombinase XerC, which translates to MAQSLDDILAGDAELPLGGDLKRVVEGWLDHIVIERGQSAATREAYARDARQFLAFLKSYLGHPPCLADLERLDARTLRAFLANRRKAGLTSRSLARSLSALRTFFRWLEREDTLQNQAVLQVAAPKIPHSIPKPLTVEGAASLIERDASDEEKEWIAARDTAVLLLLYGAGLRISEALSLTPKTAPINGRDIMHIRGKGGKERLVPALAVVSDAITTYMGLCPYPLEADGPLFRGTRGGPLSPRLIQLAMEKLRRTLGLPDTATPHALRHSFATHLLSAGADLRQIQELLGHASLSTTQVYTEVNRDRLLAVYDQAHPRAARR; encoded by the coding sequence GTGGCACAATCGCTCGACGACATTCTGGCAGGCGACGCGGAGCTGCCGCTCGGTGGCGACCTCAAGCGCGTGGTCGAGGGATGGCTCGATCATATCGTCATCGAGCGGGGGCAGAGCGCGGCGACGCGCGAGGCCTATGCGCGCGACGCCCGGCAGTTTCTTGCCTTCCTCAAATCGTATCTCGGGCATCCGCCGTGTCTCGCCGATCTCGAACGGCTCGACGCGCGAACGCTTCGTGCCTTTCTGGCAAACCGGCGCAAGGCCGGTTTGACATCGCGATCCCTCGCGCGATCGCTGTCGGCGCTGAGGACATTCTTTCGCTGGCTGGAACGCGAAGATACGCTGCAAAACCAGGCTGTTTTGCAAGTCGCAGCGCCAAAAATTCCGCATTCGATTCCGAAGCCGCTGACGGTCGAGGGTGCAGCGTCGCTGATCGAACGGGATGCGAGCGATGAAGAAAAAGAATGGATCGCGGCGCGCGATACGGCTGTGCTGCTGCTGCTCTACGGTGCCGGTTTGCGCATCAGCGAAGCCTTGAGTCTCACGCCGAAGACCGCCCCGATCAATGGCCGCGATATCATGCACATCCGCGGCAAAGGCGGCAAAGAACGGCTCGTCCCAGCACTGGCCGTCGTGTCGGACGCGATCACCACGTACATGGGGCTTTGTCCCTATCCGCTGGAGGCTGATGGCCCGCTGTTTCGGGGGACCAGGGGCGGCCCGTTGTCGCCCCGGCTCATCCAGCTTGCGATGGAAAAACTGCGGCGGACGCTTGGCTTACCGGATACTGCGACGCCGCATGCGCTGCGCCATTCGTTCGCCACGCATTTACTTTCGGCGGGGGCCGATTTACGCCAAATTCAGGAGCTTTTAGGTCACGCCTCACTGTCGACGACGCAAGTCTATACTGAGGTCAATCGAGACCGGCTGCTGGCCGTTTACGACCAAGCCCATCCACGGGCGGCGCGGCGCTGA
- a CDS encoding TraB/GumN family protein, which produces MTFSRNLRFIGHIVSVLAFLSLGPRIALADDAPARCQGADMLAEMQTKAPDIYKKVMAESDALPNTQAMLWKIDKPDVPTSYLFGTMHLSDPRVATLSPTVKDDIAQSKSVALEVADLSDKAVAAAMSKMAALIVYTNGASLKKDLTDQEYKDVQQTVAKAGMPGELAASMKPWLVSMLLATSDCERKQLAAGKTVLDLQVAAEAQKHGIAITGLETIEDQLSALASVPDDQQIAMLKVGLKYLDRADDMTETLVQMYVKRQIGAAMPFQLALAAQSGISPSVFDGFKKSLLVDRNARMRDAALPLLDKGNAFIAVGALHLPGPTGLVALLRESGYTVTPVE; this is translated from the coding sequence ATGACGTTTTCACGTAACCTGCGTTTCATTGGCCATATCGTCAGTGTGCTGGCATTTCTTTCGCTCGGCCCGCGGATTGCTCTCGCCGACGACGCTCCAGCGCGATGCCAAGGCGCTGACATGCTGGCTGAGATGCAGACCAAGGCTCCCGACATCTACAAAAAAGTGATGGCTGAGAGCGACGCGCTGCCCAACACGCAAGCGATGCTCTGGAAAATAGATAAGCCGGACGTGCCGACCTCCTATCTGTTCGGCACGATGCATCTCAGCGATCCGCGCGTTGCGACGCTGTCGCCAACGGTCAAAGACGACATTGCGCAATCGAAATCGGTTGCGCTCGAAGTGGCCGATCTCTCGGACAAAGCGGTCGCTGCAGCGATGAGCAAGATGGCGGCGCTCATCGTTTATACGAATGGCGCGTCGCTGAAAAAGGATCTCACCGACCAGGAATATAAGGACGTTCAGCAGACCGTGGCGAAAGCCGGCATGCCGGGAGAGCTGGCGGCGTCGATGAAGCCCTGGCTCGTCAGCATGCTGCTTGCCACGTCTGACTGCGAGAGGAAGCAGCTCGCTGCGGGCAAGACCGTGCTCGACCTGCAAGTAGCGGCCGAAGCGCAAAAGCACGGCATCGCCATCACGGGACTTGAGACGATCGAGGATCAGCTCAGCGCGCTTGCCTCCGTTCCCGACGATCAGCAAATCGCGATGCTCAAAGTCGGTTTGAAATATCTCGATCGCGCCGACGACATGACGGAAACGCTGGTGCAGATGTACGTCAAGCGGCAGATCGGTGCCGCAATGCCGTTCCAGTTGGCGCTGGCGGCGCAGAGCGGAATTTCGCCGTCGGTGTTTGACGGCTTCAAGAAATCTCTGCTCGTCGACCGCAACGCGCGGATGCGCGATGCTGCGCTGCCGCTGCTCGATAAGGGTAACGCCTTCATTGCGGTCGGCGCGCTGCATCTGCCGGGGCCGACAGGACTCGTCGCGTTGCTGCGCGAGTCGGGCTACACGGTGACGCCTGTGGAGTGA
- a CDS encoding DUF6559 family protein, with the protein MFQYLFRWRQRRFLRPIVSILPDLLTKAYGPADHYSPQQIRRALEKIRAHPELRPYAFSAYCKTADIIPDLKLVEQQRLAHRAEIADLFDIARHDYTAEDIRKLNKPLNWTSAKWWHSDWSYYQDHGNGPGHSPF; encoded by the coding sequence ATGTTTCAGTACCTCTTCAGATGGCGACAGCGACGCTTTTTGAGGCCCATTGTCAGTATTTTGCCTGACTTGCTGACGAAGGCGTATGGGCCAGCGGATCACTACTCCCCACAACAGATCAGGAGAGCACTGGAAAAAATTCGAGCGCATCCAGAGCTTCGGCCTTATGCGTTTTCCGCCTATTGCAAAACTGCCGATATTATACCTGATCTCAAGCTGGTCGAACAACAGCGGCTTGCCCACCGCGCTGAAATTGCAGATCTATTCGATATCGCGCGGCACGACTACACAGCCGAAGACATTCGCAAACTCAATAAGCCCTTGAACTGGACGTCAGCCAAGTGGTGGCACAGCGATTGGTCGTATTACCAAGATCACGGAAATGGGCCGGGCCATTCGCCGTTCTAA
- a CDS encoding DUF4142 domain-containing protein, whose protein sequence is MRRELLALGIFMLTAATAVADTVPQATQDFIDKVAVANKFEIDTSQLELKYGKAADVKSFAQQMIDDHTKAGQDFKASLAEAKIEAPKDALDIAHTAKYAKLRVFTTENGFDAAYVDEQLSAHKDAVGLFKDYSANGPAGQVKSFAEKTLPTLEHHLAMVKELQGKMSGSSSATGASPGTSGNAK, encoded by the coding sequence ATGCGCCGGGAACTACTCGCCCTAGGCATTTTCATGCTCACCGCAGCAACAGCAGTTGCTGACACCGTGCCCCAAGCCACGCAAGACTTTATCGACAAGGTCGCGGTGGCCAATAAATTCGAGATCGACACGAGCCAACTTGAGCTCAAATACGGCAAAGCGGCCGACGTCAAAAGCTTTGCCCAGCAGATGATCGACGACCACACGAAGGCCGGACAGGACTTCAAGGCAAGCCTTGCCGAGGCGAAGATCGAAGCGCCGAAAGACGCCCTCGATATTGCGCACACGGCCAAATACGCGAAACTTCGCGTGTTCACGACCGAAAACGGATTTGATGCGGCGTATGTCGACGAACAGCTCTCGGCGCACAAAGATGCGGTTGGCTTGTTCAAAGATTACTCTGCCAACGGTCCGGCCGGTCAGGTGAAGAGCTTTGCCGAAAAGACGCTGCCGACGCTCGAACATCATTTGGCGATGGTCAAGGAGTTACAGGGCAAGATGTCGGGTTCGTCCTCTGCGACCGGCGCATCGCCAGGGACATCGGGCAACGCTAAGTAG
- a CDS encoding YaiI/YqxD family protein, with the protein MRPMEIYVDADACPVKAEVLRVAIRHDLVVHMVSNSWMRLEESPLIKRVIVGDGADAADDWIAEHVTPADIVVTADIPLAARALKAGAQCIGPTGKPFSDANIGMALAMRDMQRHLRETGESRGYNASFTPRDRSQFLQALENAVQAGLRRSSS; encoded by the coding sequence ATGCGACCCATGGAAATCTATGTCGACGCGGATGCGTGTCCGGTGAAGGCGGAAGTTCTCCGCGTCGCCATCCGGCACGATCTTGTCGTCCACATGGTCTCGAACAGCTGGATGCGGCTGGAGGAAAGTCCCCTCATCAAGCGCGTCATCGTCGGTGACGGCGCGGACGCCGCCGATGATTGGATTGCGGAGCATGTCACGCCCGCCGACATCGTCGTGACGGCGGATATCCCGCTCGCGGCACGTGCCCTGAAAGCCGGTGCCCAATGTATCGGTCCGACAGGAAAGCCCTTCAGCGACGCCAACATCGGCATGGCACTCGCGATGCGAGACATGCAGCGCCACCTGCGCGAAACCGGCGAAAGCCGCGGCTACAACGCATCTTTCACGCCGCGCGACCGCTCTCAGTTTCTGCAGGCCCTCGAAAACGCGGTCCAGGCAGGATTACGACGATCGTCATCATAA
- the lpdA gene encoding dihydrolipoyl dehydrogenase translates to MAAYDLIVIGTGPGGYVCAIRAAQLGMKVAVVEKRATFGGTCLNIGCIPSKSMLHASHCYDEAKHEFASMGIGTDPALDLAKMQAFKREGVKGNTDGVAYLLKKNKIDHHFGTGRIVKSGQVAVTSPGGDTQTLETKSIVIATGSDVTRLPGIEIDEKRVVSSTGALDFETVPKKLLVVGAGVIGLELGSVWRRLGSEVLVIEYLPRILPGMDAEVAKSFQRILEKQGIAFRLSSKVAGVETSDTGVVAKVEPAAGGVAETVDADAVLVAVGRVPYTEGLGLAEAGIALDAKKRVLVDGHYQTNVTGVFAIGDVIAGPMLAHKAEDEGVAVAEIIAGQAGHVNYDVIPSVIYTSPEVASVGKTEEELKAAGIAYNVGKFPFTANGRAKAINQTAGFVKILADATTDRVLGVHIIGAVAGELIAEACVLMEFSGSAEDLARTCHAHPTFSEAMKEAALAVAKRAIHF, encoded by the coding sequence ATGGCCGCATATGATCTGATTGTTATCGGCACTGGCCCCGGCGGTTACGTGTGCGCCATCCGCGCCGCCCAGCTCGGAATGAAAGTCGCCGTCGTCGAGAAGCGCGCAACCTTTGGCGGCACCTGCCTCAACATCGGCTGCATCCCGTCGAAGTCGATGCTTCACGCGTCACATTGCTATGACGAGGCCAAGCACGAATTCGCGTCGATGGGCATCGGCACCGATCCCGCGCTCGATCTCGCCAAGATGCAGGCGTTCAAGCGCGAAGGCGTCAAAGGCAACACAGACGGCGTCGCCTACCTTTTGAAAAAGAACAAGATCGATCATCACTTCGGCACCGGCCGCATCGTGAAGTCCGGTCAGGTCGCAGTTACCTCACCCGGCGGTGACACGCAGACGCTTGAAACAAAATCGATCGTCATCGCGACGGGCTCCGACGTGACCCGCCTGCCGGGCATCGAGATCGACGAGAAGCGCGTCGTCTCGTCAACCGGAGCGCTCGACTTCGAGACCGTGCCGAAAAAGCTGCTCGTCGTCGGCGCGGGCGTCATCGGACTTGAGCTGGGCTCTGTCTGGCGTCGTCTCGGCTCGGAAGTTCTCGTCATCGAATATCTGCCGCGCATTCTGCCCGGCATGGACGCCGAGGTCGCAAAGTCGTTCCAGCGTATTCTCGAAAAGCAGGGCATCGCATTCCGCCTGTCGAGCAAGGTTGCGGGCGTCGAAACATCCGACACCGGCGTTGTCGCCAAGGTCGAACCGGCGGCGGGCGGCGTTGCCGAAACGGTCGATGCCGACGCCGTTCTCGTTGCCGTTGGCCGCGTGCCCTACACCGAGGGGCTGGGCCTCGCCGAAGCCGGCATCGCGCTGGACGCCAAAAAACGCGTGCTCGTCGATGGCCACTATCAGACCAACGTCACCGGCGTTTTTGCCATCGGTGACGTGATCGCCGGACCGATGCTCGCTCACAAGGCGGAGGACGAAGGCGTCGCCGTCGCCGAGATCATTGCCGGTCAGGCGGGGCACGTGAACTACGACGTGATCCCGAGCGTCATCTATACAAGTCCGGAGGTCGCGAGCGTCGGCAAGACGGAAGAAGAACTGAAGGCCGCGGGCATCGCCTACAACGTTGGCAAGTTTCCGTTCACCGCCAACGGCCGCGCCAAGGCGATCAATCAGACGGCGGGCTTCGTGAAAATCCTGGCGGATGCGACGACCGATCGCGTGCTCGGCGTCCACATCATCGGCGCCGTCGCAGGCGAATTGATCGCCGAAGCATGCGTGCTGATGGAATTCTCAGGCTCGGCCGAAGATCTGGCGCGCACTTGCCACGCGCATCCGACTTTCTCCGAAGCGATGAAAGAAGCCGCCCTTGCCGTCGCCAAGCGCGCGATTCATTTCTGA